A genomic stretch from Anaerococcus mediterraneensis includes:
- a CDS encoding PaaI family thioesterase encodes MVFSDYFDIEIREIDLDNLILRAKFKDSYMNEIGAIHGGVLMTLADNASGYAASAKKYLAPTLSMNLNFLRPMMETEYIYARAKVIKRGKRIITVDCEVYGDDEKICAITRAEFAVISDKLKESGSGKMSFSKGKMKRF; translated from the coding sequence ATGGTATTTAGTGATTATTTTGATATAGAGATACGAGAAATAGACCTGGATAATCTCATTTTGAGGGCAAAGTTTAAAGATTCATATATGAATGAAATAGGGGCAATCCACGGAGGTGTCCTTATGACACTGGCTGACAACGCCTCAGGATATGCGGCATCAGCCAAAAAATATCTAGCACCAACCCTATCGATGAATCTTAATTTTCTAAGACCAATGATGGAAACAGAGTATATCTACGCAAGGGCCAAGGTTATAAAAAGGGGTAAGAGAATCATAACAGTAGACTGCGAAGTCTATGGAGATGACGAGAAAATTTGTGCCATAACCAGGGCAGAATTTGCCGTTATTTCTGACAAACTCAAAGAAAGTGGGTCTGGCAAAATGTCTTTTTCTAAGGGAAAAATGAAAAGATTCTAA
- a CDS encoding sodium-dependent transporter, with amino-acid sequence MEKRNKFSSKWGFVMACVGSAVGLANVWAFPYKLGANGGFAFLLPYLLFVFLFGRVGLAAENAVGRMYKSGPMDVYKKAWESRSKGKVGQILRWIPMIGVGLLAIGYAVVITYVLKALFDSISGQLFAVDSAAWFESISTNDFAVIIPHLILLIVVYFSLAYETKGIEKTNKFIMPLFFVLFLVLAIRIAFLPGSFDGYKFIFKMDMEKLLDFRTWIAAMGQAFFSLSLVGSVMVVYGSYLSDDEDVVKASTTVAGLDTLAAMISAFVMIPACFAYGFSPASGPKLIFVVLPEALKAMPLGRFFAIILFLAIVFAGISSIQSMIEALADAILYRFEKISRNLLLIVLIAIIYLVGIFLEPISKWGPWMDIVTIYILPISAIIGAITWFWVIKKDDLLGEVNKNLGNKYKNIWHNMGRYVFVPMAIILCFVAIKFQVSF; translated from the coding sequence ATGGAAAAAAGAAATAAATTTAGTTCTAAATGGGGCTTTGTTATGGCCTGCGTAGGATCGGCTGTCGGACTTGCCAATGTTTGGGCCTTTCCTTACAAACTAGGAGCCAATGGGGGTTTTGCCTTTTTGCTTCCTTACCTATTATTTGTATTTTTATTTGGCAGGGTAGGCCTTGCAGCAGAAAATGCTGTTGGTAGGATGTATAAGTCAGGCCCAATGGATGTCTACAAAAAAGCTTGGGAGTCAAGATCCAAGGGCAAAGTTGGTCAAATTCTAAGGTGGATACCTATGATAGGGGTAGGACTTCTTGCCATAGGCTATGCGGTAGTTATTACATATGTTTTAAAAGCACTTTTTGATTCTATATCTGGTCAATTATTTGCAGTAGATAGCGCAGCCTGGTTTGAGTCCATATCTACAAATGATTTTGCTGTAATTATTCCCCATCTAATACTTTTGATAGTGGTATATTTTTCCCTAGCCTATGAAACCAAGGGGATTGAAAAAACAAATAAATTTATAATGCCCTTATTTTTTGTTTTATTTTTGGTACTAGCTATAAGAATCGCATTTTTACCTGGATCTTTTGACGGATATAAATTTATATTCAAAATGGATATGGAAAAATTATTAGATTTTAGGACATGGATTGCAGCAATGGGACAAGCATTCTTCTCGCTTTCTCTAGTGGGATCTGTGATGGTTGTTTATGGGTCATATTTATCAGATGATGAGGATGTTGTAAAGGCATCAACAACTGTTGCAGGCCTTGATACACTAGCTGCTATGATATCAGCCTTTGTTATGATACCTGCTTGTTTTGCTTATGGATTTTCGCCAGCATCTGGTCCAAAACTGATTTTTGTAGTCCTACCAGAAGCCCTAAAGGCAATGCCATTAGGTAGATTTTTTGCTATAATTTTATTTTTAGCAATTGTTTTTGCAGGCATATCATCCATACAATCTATGATAGAGGCCTTAGCAGATGCAATTTTATATAGGTTTGAAAAAATTAGTAGAAATCTCCTACTTATCGTATTAATCGCAATAATTTACCTTGTAGGGATATTTTTAGAACCAATCAGCAAATGGGGACCATGGATGGATATAGTGACAATTTATATCCTACCTATAAGCGCTATTATAGGTGCGATAACCTGGTTCTGGGTCATAAAGAAAGATGACCTCCTAGGAGAAGTAAATAAAAATTTAGGAAATAAGTATAAAAATATCTGGCATAATATGGGTAGGTACGTTTTTGTACCTATGGCAATAATTTTATGTTTTGTAGCCATAAAATTCCAGGTGTCATTTTAG
- a CDS encoding excisionase: MINENIKGVRVSEKAFLTLKEASEYFNIGQDKVRQLTDENDCDFVLFNGSKRLIKKKLMEEYLNRQFSI, translated from the coding sequence ATGATTAACGAAAATATAAAAGGTGTTCGTGTTTCTGAGAAAGCATTTCTAACATTAAAAGAAGCATCTGAATATTTTAATATTGGTCAAGATAAAGTTAGACAATTAACGGATGAAAATGATTGCGATTTTGTATTATTTAATGGTAGTAAGCGTCTTATTAAGAAAAAGTTAATGGAAGAATATTTAAATAGACAGTTCTCTATTTAA
- a CDS encoding MATE family efflux transporter, with protein sequence MGKQDMKTQLLTKSPKELLFKLAIPGIIGMIVIGLYPFMDGVFAGWLIGDYAMSAISVSMSLTIINGGISALIGVGSASILSRAIGKGDKETTDKIFGNFCYWVIFFSVIITILGLVFAPHFLDLVGAKGNIKELGVRYLRIVFFGSIFVNFAQAGNMTMRGEGALKQSMMIMGAGAILNIILDPIFMKLMGEYAIEGAAIATVISQIVQAILTFHYFSKKSAFVGIHKIQKYKAIYSEMFSIGSSAMMMQILFAVQQTFLFKQAFAYGGDDWGILMSATMRLYMFSFIPLWGMSQGLQPVIGANFGAKQYGRVKDTMKIFMYGATILAAASWIPSMFCSEKLLSLFSVRREIIEVGVVNFKMFYSTFILYGIMIMTLTFFQSIGDGKKAGMIVMLRQLVLFIPAILLFPKAFGASAVWWTEPIVDFSMIMLGLFLMLNGLRKMGKDKA encoded by the coding sequence ATGGGAAAACAAGATATGAAAACACAACTATTAACCAAAAGTCCTAAAGAACTGTTATTTAAGTTGGCAATTCCCGGAATAATCGGGATGATTGTCATAGGATTGTATCCATTTATGGATGGTGTGTTTGCAGGATGGCTCATTGGTGATTATGCTATGTCAGCCATTAGTGTGTCTATGTCCTTAACGATTATAAATGGAGGAATATCGGCATTGATTGGCGTTGGAAGTGCCTCAATACTATCAAGAGCAATCGGAAAGGGCGATAAAGAAACGACAGATAAAATATTCGGGAATTTTTGTTACTGGGTAATATTTTTTTCTGTAATTATCACGATATTGGGTTTGGTTTTTGCACCTCATTTTTTAGATTTGGTAGGAGCTAAAGGAAATATTAAAGAACTTGGTGTGAGATATTTAAGAATAGTTTTCTTTGGCTCTATATTTGTGAATTTTGCTCAAGCGGGAAATATGACAATGCGTGGCGAAGGTGCATTAAAGCAATCAATGATGATTATGGGCGCGGGAGCTATATTAAACATTATTTTAGATCCTATTTTTATGAAGTTGATGGGTGAATATGCGATTGAAGGTGCAGCTATTGCAACTGTAATATCTCAAATTGTACAAGCAATATTGACATTCCACTATTTTTCAAAGAAAAGTGCTTTTGTAGGGATCCATAAAATTCAAAAATACAAGGCAATTTATAGCGAAATGTTCAGTATAGGAAGTTCAGCAATGATGATGCAAATTTTATTTGCAGTACAGCAAACATTTTTGTTTAAGCAAGCCTTTGCGTATGGAGGAGATGATTGGGGAATTTTGATGTCTGCTACAATGCGATTATATATGTTTTCCTTTATTCCACTGTGGGGTATGAGTCAAGGCTTACAACCTGTTATTGGAGCTAATTTCGGAGCAAAACAATACGGAAGAGTAAAAGATACGATGAAGATTTTTATGTATGGTGCAACAATTCTTGCAGCTGCTTCATGGATACCATCAATGTTTTGTTCAGAAAAATTACTATCATTATTCAGTGTGAGAAGGGAGATTATTGAAGTTGGTGTTGTAAACTTTAAGATGTTTTATTCAACATTCATCTTATATGGAATTATGATTATGACACTTACATTTTTCCAATCCATAGGAGATGGAAAAAAAGCAGGCATGATTGTAATGCTTAGACAGTTAGTTTTATTTATTCCTGCAATATTACTATTTCCAAAGGCATTTGGAGCGTCAGCAGTTTGGTGGACAGAACCTATCGTAGATTTTAGTATGATTATGTTGGGACTGTTTTTAATGCTTAATGGACTTAGGAAAATGGGAAAAGACAAAGCATAA
- a CDS encoding CapA family protein, with protein MNKKKWLLILSLAFIFLASSCSNDKDSEVKKSVNVADLVENLDAYQKQEESRNLEASKDTEESESDKKENISSDDPSEDDESSKKEDKVNPDEKENSKEKEELDEKEKTEKGIKKVKLKAFGDIMAHSVQIQTAQNRAGGSGYDFSDQFVYINDFIKDSDLAIGNYETTTNPNRPYAGFPRFNTPASYLTAIKDAGFDIVSTANNHSLDTDVEGILTTIDAVKEAGLDYVGSMKDGSDKMLKKEINGVKFTFLAYTYGANGLENLVIPREEVENLNYLTNEDKIKEDIKIAKSQGADFVVVYPHWGIEYQSYPDQSQINLGRKMIDWGADLVIGNHPHVVQPIERYKAEDGREGLIAYALGNFVSFQSLENNNDIRVEQAIGLEIDLEVGDDGHKSIADYKVHPLWVGSSSSKYGTAIRTYLAEDFLDGGKYYDEVNENQRARIKQAYDMVLETANTEVK; from the coding sequence ATGAATAAGAAAAAATGGTTATTAATATTGAGCTTGGCCTTTATTTTTTTGGCCAGCTCATGTTCAAATGATAAAGATAGTGAAGTTAAGAAGTCGGTAAATGTAGCTGACCTTGTAGAAAATCTGGATGCTTATCAAAAGCAAGAGGAATCAAGAAACCTAGAGGCCAGCAAGGATACAGAAGAGTCAGAGTCGGATAAGAAAGAAAATATTTCTTCTGATGATCCAAGTGAAGATGACGAGTCATCAAAAAAAGAAGATAAAGTAAATCCTGACGAAAAGGAAAATTCAAAAGAAAAAGAAGAGTTAGACGAAAAGGAAAAAACAGAAAAGGGTATAAAAAAAGTAAAACTCAAGGCCTTTGGTGATATCATGGCCCACTCTGTCCAGATTCAGACAGCTCAAAATAGAGCAGGGGGGAGTGGCTATGATTTTTCAGACCAATTTGTTTATATAAATGATTTTATAAAGGATTCTGACCTAGCTATAGGCAACTATGAAACCACTACAAATCCAAACAGGCCTTATGCAGGATTTCCTAGGTTTAATACTCCAGCTTCTTATCTAACAGCAATAAAGGATGCTGGTTTTGATATAGTCTCCACGGCCAACAATCATTCGCTTGATACAGATGTAGAGGGAATTTTGACAACCATAGATGCTGTCAAAGAAGCCGGTCTTGACTATGTAGGATCTATGAAAGATGGGTCTGATAAGATGCTAAAAAAAGAAATAAATGGGGTGAAATTTACCTTCTTAGCCTATACCTACGGGGCCAATGGACTTGAAAACTTGGTTATACCGAGAGAAGAAGTCGAAAACCTAAATTATTTAACAAATGAAGACAAGATAAAAGAAGATATAAAGATTGCAAAGTCCCAAGGAGCAGATTTTGTAGTTGTCTATCCACATTGGGGGATAGAATACCAGTCATATCCAGACCAAAGCCAAATAAACCTAGGCAGAAAAATGATCGACTGGGGAGCAGACCTAGTCATAGGCAACCATCCTCACGTTGTCCAACCTATAGAAAGATACAAGGCAGAAGACGGTAGAGAAGGACTCATAGCCTATGCCCTTGGAAATTTCGTATCTTTCCAATCCCTAGAAAATAACAATGACATCAGGGTAGAGCAGGCTATAGGTCTAGAAATAGACCTAGAAGTAGGAGATGACGGTCACAAATCTATAGCAGATTATAAAGTCCATCCGCTTTGGGTAGGATCTAGCTCTAGTAAGTATGGTACAGCCATCAGAACCTATCTAGCAGAAGATTTTTTAGATGGGGGCAAATACTATGATGAGGTCAATGAAAACCAGAGGGCAAGAATCAAGCAAGCCTACGATATGGTTTTAGAAACTGCAAATACAGAGGTTAAATAA
- a CDS encoding DUF3784 domain-containing protein: MTILKIILITVGVAFTTFGYEIYFRKKYNLINGFEADYKAGRKTELYAKRVGLIEFIIGIILALIGICVIIVK; the protein is encoded by the coding sequence ATGACAATTTTAAAGATAATATTAATAACAGTCGGAGTTGCATTTACAACATTTGGATATGAGATTTATTTCCGAAAGAAATATAATTTAATCAATGGCTTTGAAGCGGATTATAAAGCCGGTAGAAAAACAGAATTATATGCCAAGAGAGTTGGATTGATAGAATTTATTATTGGTATCATTTTAGCGTTAATTGGAATTTGTGTGATAATAGTTAAGTAG
- a CDS encoding tyrosine-type recombinase/integrase yields MVKRRKDSKGVVLKDGEYQRSNGTYEFKWQDKIGRRKSIYAKTLKELREKELDILRNTIDGINNEGSSLSVNDTFKLWTKVKRGLKDNTFKNYIYMYQQFVEPTFGRIKLSDIKRSDVRSFYNRLKEDQGLMVSTIDCVHTVLHQVLELAVDDEYIRFNPSDNALKELKVAYRNESPKKKAMTIEEQVLFEEYLSNSDEYKKWYPIFIVMLWTGMRVGEVTGLQWDDLDFDNGLINVNRTLVYYSKGKGLNNRYAINTPKTASGKRSIPMVQKVKDAFLMERELQKTFGIECCDSIDGFKDFVFLNRFGKVHNNGTLNKALRRIVRDCNLSIMDKNKSSSNDILLVPHLSNHIFRHTFTTRLNEQNINTKAMQSILGHSDISTTMDIYVDATEDFKIEQMGEFEKAMKFIF; encoded by the coding sequence ATGGTAAAAAGACGCAAAGATAGTAAAGGGGTTGTTTTAAAAGACGGTGAATATCAAAGATCAAATGGCACTTATGAATTTAAGTGGCAAGACAAAATAGGTCGTAGAAAATCTATCTATGCGAAAACTCTAAAAGAATTAAGAGAAAAGGAATTAGATATTTTACGCAATACTATAGATGGAATCAACAACGAAGGAAGTAGCTTATCTGTAAATGATACTTTTAAGCTATGGACAAAGGTAAAAAGAGGTTTAAAAGATAATACCTTTAAAAATTACATCTATATGTATCAACAATTTGTCGAACCGACTTTTGGTCGCATTAAACTATCTGATATTAAAAGATCTGATGTTAGAAGTTTTTATAACAGATTAAAGGAAGATCAGGGATTGATGGTTTCTACCATAGATTGTGTTCATACTGTCTTACATCAGGTTTTAGAATTAGCAGTGGATGATGAATATATAAGATTTAATCCATCTGACAATGCTTTGAAGGAATTGAAAGTAGCTTATCGAAATGAATCTCCGAAGAAAAAAGCCATGACAATAGAAGAACAAGTGCTATTTGAAGAATATTTATCTAATAGTGATGAATATAAAAAATGGTATCCAATATTCATTGTTATGCTTTGGACAGGCATGAGAGTTGGAGAAGTTACAGGATTGCAATGGGACGATCTAGATTTTGATAATGGTCTTATAAATGTAAATAGGACTTTGGTATATTATAGTAAAGGTAAAGGATTAAACAATAGATATGCTATTAATACACCGAAGACAGCATCAGGTAAGCGAAGTATTCCTATGGTTCAAAAAGTAAAAGATGCTTTTCTTATGGAAAGAGAGTTACAAAAAACTTTTGGAATCGAATGTTGTGATTCAATCGATGGATTTAAAGACTTTGTATTTTTAAATAGATTTGGTAAGGTTCACAATAATGGAACACTTAATAAAGCTTTGAGAAGAATTGTTAGAGATTGTAATTTAAGTATAATGGATAAAAATAAATCGAGCTCTAATGATATTCTATTAGTTCCACATTTAAGCAATCACATTTTCAGACACACCTTTACTACAAGGCTTAATGAACAAAATATAAATACAAAAGCAATGCAGTCTATTCTAGGTCATTCTGATATTAGTACAACAATGGATATATATGTAGATGCAACAGAAGATTTTAAGATAGAACAGATGGGAGAATTTGAAAAAGCGATGAAATTTATATTTTAG
- a CDS encoding transposase, which yields MAENTNTQVNETHEEEQEESQKPDGVLTKNINGKTFVTEIYFDKKSKKTF from the coding sequence ATGGCAGAAAATACGAACACTCAAGTAAACGAAACACACGAAGAAGAACAAGAAGAATCCCAAAAGCCTGATGGCGTTTTAACAAAAAATATAAATGGAAAGACATTTGTAACAGAGATATATTTTGATAAAAAGAGCAAGAAAACATTTTAA
- a CDS encoding helix-turn-helix transcriptional regulator — translation MNNRIDKYRKPLGLSQHRLGKKVGISRTSINKIETGKTILSLKTTNDIANALDVCIYQIFDLDGTGKYRCSKCQTKQ, via the coding sequence ATGAATAACAGAATCGATAAATACCGTAAACCTCTAGGTTTATCGCAACATAGACTTGGGAAAAAAGTAGGTATATCAAGGACGAGTATAAACAAAATAGAAACAGGGAAAACAATTCTGAGCCTAAAAACTACTAACGATATAGCAAATGCTTTGGACGTTTGTATATATCAAATATTTGACCTAGATGGTACAGGTAAATACAGGTGTTCAAAATGTCAAACGAAACAATAG
- a CDS encoding phosphatase PAP2 family protein: MTGFELSILNTIQNIRSEALDKFMVTISASGNLSLIWIAFIIIFLSSDDLKKEGKIMIIGFILNILLVNILIKNLVTRPRPYEVAGFTDLLVHKLSDNSFPSGHTSYAFTMATIINLMDKKKLLKYFINILAILMAFSRLYLYVHFPTDVLAGAVAGIIIGILSTKIYHSEKYKKIIEKNNLHRA, translated from the coding sequence ATGACAGGCTTTGAGCTATCAATCCTAAACACCATACAAAATATAAGGAGCGAGGCCCTAGATAAATTTATGGTAACCATATCAGCATCGGGCAACCTATCCCTGATATGGATCGCCTTTATAATAATATTTTTATCAAGCGATGACCTAAAAAAAGAAGGAAAAATAATGATAATAGGATTTATCCTAAATATTTTGCTGGTAAATATCCTCATCAAAAACCTAGTGACTAGACCAAGACCCTACGAAGTGGCAGGTTTTACTGATCTTTTAGTCCACAAACTTTCAGATAACTCCTTCCCATCAGGCCATACATCCTATGCCTTTACAATGGCTACTATAATAAATCTCATGGATAAGAAAAAACTATTAAAGTATTTTATAAACATACTAGCCATACTTATGGCTTTTTCTAGATTATATCTCTATGTACACTTCCCAACAGATGTATTGGCAGGAGCAGTAGCGGGGATAATAATTGGGATCCTATCTACAAAGATTTATCACTCA
- a CDS encoding type IV secretory system conjugative DNA transfer family protein produces MSFKILYGSSVAYNPIVTNNNSNFLKFDGEKDGKRANFTMSEDQLSKHLLMLGSTGSGKSTLFFHIIKQIKSQMTNDDVMIIFDTKGDYIQRFFENGDLFIDNITDTSSKWNIFRDILADGADDEHIKQNCNEICKSLFKERVKNTTNAFFPNAASDVLSSILLSLARAGVKDQNVRKKMFYNDELRSLLDSCDENKVKAILASHKDLVAVNSYIAYPGPQSQGVLSEMFSVVRDIFVGNFAKKGNFSIRNFVREKGGKTLFIEYDLAKGNSLTPIYRLCFDQALKEAMSRNKKTGNVYLICDEFKLIPLLEHIEDGVNFGRSLGLKILAGIQSTEQLVDIYGKSKAMNIMAGFSTLISFRTNDMASREYVSNLYGKNLIIEDYQKADYTMAEEKRLGHTVEDWHQNSLPVGQAIVGLPFSQPFIFKFNDFR; encoded by the coding sequence ATGTCTTTTAAAATTTTATATGGGTCTAGTGTTGCCTATAATCCGATTGTAACAAATAACAATTCGAATTTTCTAAAATTTGATGGAGAGAAGGATGGAAAAAGGGCAAATTTTACTATGTCCGAAGACCAATTGTCCAAGCATTTACTCATGCTTGGATCAACTGGTTCTGGTAAGTCCACCCTTTTTTTCCATATAATAAAACAAATCAAATCCCAGATGACAAATGACGATGTGATGATCATTTTTGATACCAAGGGAGACTATATACAAAGATTTTTTGAAAATGGTGATTTGTTTATAGATAATATAACGGATACTTCTTCAAAATGGAATATTTTTAGGGACATCCTAGCTGATGGGGCTGATGATGAACACATAAAGCAGAATTGTAATGAGATTTGCAAATCATTATTTAAAGAGAGGGTAAAAAATACAACCAATGCCTTCTTCCCAAATGCTGCTAGTGACGTTTTATCATCCATACTCTTATCCCTTGCCAGGGCAGGTGTTAAGGATCAGAATGTCAGAAAAAAAATGTTTTATAACGATGAACTAAGGAGTCTCCTTGATTCTTGTGATGAAAACAAGGTCAAAGCCATTCTAGCTAGTCACAAAGACTTGGTTGCGGTCAATTCATATATCGCTTACCCTGGTCCACAAAGTCAGGGCGTACTATCAGAGATGTTTTCTGTTGTTAGAGATATTTTTGTAGGTAATTTTGCCAAAAAAGGCAATTTTTCTATAAGAAATTTTGTTAGGGAAAAGGGTGGCAAAACCTTGTTTATAGAATACGATCTGGCCAAGGGCAATTCCTTGACACCTATATATAGGTTATGTTTTGACCAGGCCCTCAAAGAAGCAATGTCTAGAAACAAAAAAACTGGCAATGTTTATTTGATATGTGACGAGTTTAAGCTAATCCCTTTACTCGAGCATATAGAAGACGGAGTTAACTTCGGTAGGAGCTTGGGGCTAAAAATCCTAGCAGGTATCCAGAGTACAGAACAATTGGTAGATATATATGGAAAGTCAAAAGCCATGAATATAATGGCGGGTTTTTCTACTCTTATTTCTTTTAGGACAAATGATATGGCCTCAAGGGAATACGTCAGCAACCTCTATGGCAAAAATCTCATCATAGAAGATTATCAGAAAGCTGACTACACTATGGCTGAGGAAAAAAGATTGGGCCATACAGTCGAAGACTGGCACCAAAATTCCTTACCAGTTGGCCAAGCCATAGTAGGACTTCCTTTTAGCCAACCCTTTATATTTAAGTTTAATGATTTTAGGTAA
- a CDS encoding DUF3847 domain-containing protein — translation MKNIEEKILMADEGIKQLQNKRKKLISQQKQEERKKRDKRIYEKGAILESLIENAEELTDEEIKILLENQQRQKNLKKHLE, via the coding sequence ATGAAAAATATAGAAGAAAAAATCTTAATGGCAGATGAAGGAATTAAGCAGTTACAAAACAAAAGAAAAAAACTTATCAGTCAGCAGAAACAGGAAGAAAGAAAAAAGAGAGATAAAAGGATATATGAAAAGGGAGCAATATTAGAAAGCCTTATAGAAAATGCAGAAGAACTAACAGATGAAGAAATAAAAATCCTACTAGAAAACCAACAAAGACAAAAGAATTTAAAGAAACACTTAGAATAA
- a CDS encoding diacylglycerol kinase family protein — MRKILFIINSKAGKTEFDIKKEEIEDTFRKVGRLSEIEVVYTKYKNHTKYLIDAFDEMDYDEKIVIICGGDGSLNELVNVAYGKNMALGLIPTGTGNDFAKNFDYSNFTLDRLLDFHIKPIDLIKVNDFYSINVTSLGFDTQVLEKAYEYLEKNPRLGKKAYIKSVLYNLSSLTYENLDFDLKLADGSPFRIRGNYLISALCNGGYYGSGFNPAPEAKIDDGYLNLVLAQKIPSLILPSLIVKYKKGLHHSSKYLNEIKVRSGRIRSKTEFLANADGEIFKTKEINFRIIPKAINWVCF; from the coding sequence ATGAGAAAGATATTATTTATTATAAACTCAAAGGCTGGTAAGACAGAATTTGATATAAAAAAAGAAGAAATAGAAGATACTTTTAGAAAAGTCGGCAGGCTCTCTGAGATAGAGGTGGTTTATACTAAATACAAAAACCACACCAAATATCTGATAGATGCCTTTGACGAGATGGACTATGATGAAAAGATTGTCATAATCTGTGGCGGAGATGGCTCTTTGAATGAACTTGTCAATGTAGCCTATGGTAAAAATATGGCACTCGGACTCATACCAACTGGTACTGGCAATGATTTTGCCAAAAATTTTGACTATTCAAATTTCACACTGGATAGGCTCCTAGATTTTCATATAAAGCCAATCGACCTAATAAAGGTCAATGATTTTTATTCTATAAATGTCACAAGCCTAGGTTTTGATACCCAAGTTCTAGAAAAGGCCTATGAATACCTGGAAAAAAATCCAAGGCTTGGCAAAAAAGCCTATATTAAGTCAGTACTTTATAATCTGTCCTCTTTGACCTACGAGAATTTGGATTTCGACCTGAAGCTTGCTGATGGGTCACCTTTTAGGATAAGAGGCAATTATCTGATTTCAGCCTTGTGCAACGGGGGCTACTATGGATCTGGTTTCAACCCAGCTCCAGAGGCTAAAATCGATGATGGCTACCTAAACCTAGTTTTGGCCCAAAAAATCCCTAGCCTAATCTTGCCATCCCTTATTGTAAAATACAAAAAAGGACTCCACCATTCAAGCAAATACCTAAACGAGATCAAAGTCAGATCAGGAAGGATAAGGTCAAAAACAGAATTTTTGGCAAACGCTGATGGAGAAATTTTCAAAACCAAAGAAATAAACTTCAGAATAATCCCAAAAGCTATCAATTGGGTGTGTTTCTAA